DNA from Acidimicrobiales bacterium:
TGTTCGGGCGGGCTCGGGCGTTGCGGGACATGCCCGGGACCGCGGCTGCCCACGAGGCGGGGGAGTTGTCGGCGCGTCATGTGCGGTTGTTGGCTCGGGCCCAGCGGATCAACCCCGAGGTGTTTGCCGGTGATGACGAGGCGTGGCTGGTGGCCCAGGCCCAGGTGTTGGGTTTCGACGATTTCGCCAAGGTGGTCGACTATTGGTGTCAGTGCGCGGCGCCTGATGAGGTCGAGGACCAGGCCCGGGCCCGTTACGAGGCCCGCCGGGCCCGACTCACCACTGGGTTGGACGGGATGGGCCATCTCGAGGTCGATCTCGACCCGGTCGCCCACGCCGTCTTCGCCGAAGCGTTGGCGCGGATCGAACAAGAACTGTGGGAGACCGATTGGGCCGAGGCCCGCGACCGTCTCGGGGCCGACGCCACCAAGGCCGATCTGGCCCGCAGCGATGCCCAACGTCGCCACGACGCCCTGGTCGAGATGGCCCGGCGTTCCGCCGCGACCCCCGCCGGTGCCCGCAAACCGGTGCCGTTGATCACCGTGCACATCGACCACGACACCCTGGCGGGTCGGGTGTGTGAGCTCTCCACCGGCCAGGTCCTCACCCCCGGTGAGGTCCTGCCCCTGTTGAG
Protein-coding regions in this window:
- a CDS encoding DUF222 domain-containing protein; translated protein: MSEHPAVLVRQLGEVLDGLAGVDWALVDPGSAAEVLVGLMGAGSKLDAVTAAVAGRVEASRVWAEDGSKSASAWLGRAAGRDRAETKGVFGRARALRDMPGTAAAHEAGELSARHVRLLARAQRINPEVFAGDDEAWLVAQAQVLGFDDFAKVVDYWCQCAAPDEVEDQARARYEARRARLTTGLDGMGHLEVDLDPVAHAVFAEALARIEQELWETDWAEARDRLGADATKADLARSDAQRRHDALVEMARRSAATPAGARKPVPLITVHIDHDTLAGRVCELSTGQVLTPGEVLPLLSEADIERAVFDTPSRLVDLGEQARFFVGGTRRAVQICQPQCVHNTCEVPAERCDVHHIEAWPAGPTTQANGEPRCPAHHPGRRRTDKARQKRRRSGRGSKTDSSADGDDDGDGEADPPG